Proteins encoded by one window of Corythoichthys intestinalis isolate RoL2023-P3 chromosome 20, ASM3026506v1, whole genome shotgun sequence:
- the pomp gene encoding proteasome maturation protein, giving the protein MNSRGIHSQLKDSVPATGLCPPGAYGAHDTLRNGFSNVKNEIIPAHPLELSEKNFQLSQDKMNFSSLRTIQGLHAPLKLQMEYRAAKQIQRLPFLQSSNLALDTLRGTDESIGFEDILNDPTQSEMMGEPHMMVECKLGLF; this is encoded by the exons ATG AATTCTCGAGGTATCCACTCACAGCTGAAAGACAGCGTACCGGCAACTGGCTTGTGTCCACCGGGGGCTTATGGCGCTCATGATACGCTTCGCAACGG GTTCAGCAATGTGAAAAATGAGATCATTCCTGCCCATCCACTGGAGCTGtcagaaaaaaat TTCCAGTTGAGCCAGGACAAGATGAATTTCTCGTCCCTCAGGACCATCCAGGGGcttcatgccccactcaaattgCAGATGGAATATAGGGCAGCTAAACAG ATCCAGCGTCTTCCATTCTTGCAGAGCTCCAACCTTGCGCTGGACACACTGAGAGGCACTGATGAATCCATTGGCTTTGAAGACATCCTCAATG acCCAACACAGAGTGAAATGATGGGTGAGCCACACATGATGGTGGAATGCAAGCTGGGATTGTTTTAG